The Solanum lycopersicum chromosome 2, SLM_r2.1 DNA window CTAGGGTTTTCATCTTCAGTACAGTTGGCAATTTATTGTTGATATGTGGATAGAGCTGTAAATGTGGAGATTTCTTTCATTGCTACTGATCTTTAAATATAGCATTGTGGTGATAATGAAGTTTATAGGCAAGTGGAGTTCAGTTGCCCTCTTTTCGGTGGTTGACAAGCGATTTGTATATCCTATAAAAAACTGTACCTTTTCCCTCTTTACTCTGGTTTGGTCCCAAGTGGCTGTACAAAATATGCTTAGTTGAATTTCGTTGATCCACAAACTTTTGGTGAACCAGGATTCAAAAGATTGACTATGTTGTGTTTTGAGGCTATGTTGAGCCCTCGCATACTGCTAAGAACTGTTGGTGGATGGAATTCATCAATGCATAGGATTGTCAAAAGAAGCATCAGCACTTCAATGGGGGTATGCTCTAAGCCAGAAAGCACAACTTTTTTGCTATGTGAAGCCTATCATATTTTTGTTCAACTTTTGCCAACTTTAGCTGTgttgaattatatatatcatatggtattttctttcatttctgtTTGTTAAATTGTCCTAGCAATCCACGATACCACAGACGGTGATGTTTCAGCACAAGAAGCATAATGGAATCTACTCTGAATTGAAAAGGTATGGGATCCAAGCATATGATGTGACAACCAGAAAGAAAAGTTAGATAACCCTTTCAATCAGCAAGACAATTTAATTTACATTAGTAAAACAACTCTGGAGAAACCAATAGCCTCACaaatttaatatacaaaatGAGTAGGTCTCCTTAACTCTTTGATTTTGAGTGCTTGACAAGCCAATCAATAACAGAGTCAATATTGGTGGAATTTTTGCATGATATCATATAGCAGCACACCTCTCTGTCTGTTATAGAATTCAATCCCCTGCACAACAAACAATTGTTCTTAAAAGAGTCCAcattgatataaatatatatgccCTTCCTTTAACTTGATTTCCAATTTTACCATATTCCAAGGGGAAAGATACGTATTCCCTAAATTCAACTAAGACAAAGCTTGCTCATGAAATATTGTCTGCTTACATCTCATCAGTCAAAGCCTGCTTGGACAGAGCTCCAGGTTTGTCAATCTTGTTCCCCAATACCAGCAACGGAATACCGCTCAATGATGTCTTGTTCAGCAGGTCATGGAGTTCACTTTTAGAAATGCTAAGATTATCATGATCAGCAGCATCAACAACATAACTACAGAGAAGGAGATAAAACGATTTGGAAACACAGTAGTTAAGTAGTAGAAGTTCAGTGAGGCAAGTAAAGCAGCTTCAACATAAGAAACGGAACAAACAAGAGAAATGATGCATACACTATAGCTGAAACTGCACGACAATATCTTTCCCACATACTTCGGAATCTGGGTTGACCTCCAAGGTCCCACAATTTTATAGTGACATTACCTTTAGTCACTTTCCTCATGTTAAATCCCACCTGAATATCCATCCAGTAATTCTCATATTGTTATCAATGAACCTATTAACATTGAAAGCGGTATCGTATAGCACTAAGATGGGAACTTACCGTTGGTATCATATCTTCACTATATCCACCAGTCTAAGAATGACAAAAGTGAGCAAGTTTAGTAAGACATCACGTCATATGGACATCAAAAGGTTAACGGTATATGTAAACGCTGGCACTAGAAAAGGTCTAAGTTTTCTACTCACAGCAATAACATTTACAAGTGAAGTTTTCCCTGCATTTTGCAGCCCTATCAAAGAAAGCTCCATTTCCTGTTTAAAGAAGAGGCTGCAGAATGAACAAGTTTCCATGAGCTCGTATGAGAAATCATACATATTGCTGTACAAGTGCAAATGCAATATGAAACTCCAACAATTTTATAATACTAGATGTCTAGACCAGCTCAGTATGCTATGAATGTCTAAATGGTCTGTGCTCAGTATGCTATGAATGGAACGAGGAAAGAGGGTAaacgaaaaataaaacaataagtCAATAACTAGTCCATTGATGGAGCTCATTTTTCTAACCCAGTCCTCTTGAGCTTCATCAGACGTTCAAAGTTTCAGGCATAAGATGGAAGCTCGAAAAGAACTCTTAACTGCCAAAATGTAGAATCAGAATAACTGGCCGCTGACAATTCTCTTGAcaaattatttccatcttttagtATCTAGACCTTAACAAACTAGAAAAAGTCATCCCGGCTATAAGGTCATGTGATACAGAGTCTTGCAGTAAACACCTACAGATTGTGTTTCTAATAATAGGTAGTCTCAATGACCATGCAACAATCTACTTACAGAAATATATCTCAAGTGCCACACACATTAAGAACCAGAACTTATGTAGAAAAATCTACAAATAATGGTGAAGAACTATGACAAGACTATTGAGATTTGAAATCCGACCTCTCTTGTTTCATTCATCCACAGTTGAGAAACGGAATAATGACCTTTTCTTGATCTcctattccatttttatttctttttttttttgataaggtAAAGGTTATTTTCCAATTTCTTTCTACTATATAGCTCTTTGCCTATCTTTCCCATGTCATCAACATCAGTGTTAGGGAATACGTAAGATGCAACAGGCATATCCTAAAATGGtcattattaacaaaatttCTGAATAAAATTCACTATGAAATCTCATCAACTCAAAGACACTAATATGATTCACTAACAAACAAATCATTAACCTAAAGGTACACATCTCATGGTGAAACAAAAACGAATACTCATCGCTAATCCTGAaacaaccaaacaaaaaaagtaaaataaaaccaCCGGTCatctaattaaaatttcaaatatctcaatcaAAACACACGAAAGAACAGTCGAATATAACCTCCGATCATAGTCTACATTAAACTTGATTGATTATATAGCAAATCATCAAAATACCTAAACATAAAcaaaaacgaagaagaaaaacaCAATTACAACACCAAAATATTTCCAAATTTAATCTAATCATACACATtgacaacaacaaaattcaGCTCCGTGGATTTGCTTCAACTGTCAAACTCAACACCTAGTAAGAGAAAGTAGCGCAGAGCCAGAATTTTCACAAAGTGGTTCAAAAGCGTGAAGAAATAAAAGCCCTAGCCCTACTTGACTCCGCCCTTATAAGAGCTTGCAACGTAATGAACTACAGACTCAATCTGAAACTAGTTAACAAAGACAAATATGAAGCTTACCTTCGGAGCCAATTGAGAAAAGCTTCCCAAAGACCCATGGATGACGCGAGGTATCGGAAACGATAGATAAGCAAATCTCACTATAAACCACAGATCTCTCTCTGTCTCTTTCGTTGTTGAATTTACCATTACTTTTTTCTGCTTACTGTTTGCCTTATTACTATCTGCGTACGAAAATTTGAGAATGAAATGATTATGATTACAACATTACAAAATTTTGATAACATTTGCCCTTAATAATCAGATGTAATTACGAAATAGCCATGATTATTGGAAGCTACAGTTTGTTGTATGATGAGTACGTGGACCAATACGATATCATAAAGTTGTTATAAAGAGGAACACTCGCGAAGAAGTGCGCGTGTGAGTCACGAccaatgaaatttaaaattggCTGGCGGAAGGTGAGATTTTGTGGATTGTATGTAGTGGACAAAAATGTTGATCCAACAAGTAAATGCACGCGTGATACGTGTGAACGAATTATTGGGTTCGGAAGTGATCATGGTGTCATATGAAAATTTACAATTCCAAATCAAGACGGTGATAAATTAGATGAGAAAAACATATActaaaacataatattataatataaaaaaaagatattagaaCAATTGAGAGAATAAATTTCCCATAAACTAAActgttaaatattatattatggaTGTTATTGTGTTattgatttttcctttaaaaaaagtaaaaactcaaagttaaaaaaaaattaaggaagaaTCCTAACACAAATATCTTCAGACATTAACAAGTACCACCAAGTTCATAATTAAAATCTCTCAATATTTTTGTAGGCAAATATCATATAGAATTGTCTCCTTATAAATTGACAGAATCTTCTCAATCCAAAAAGGAAAACATGTTAATccttttcttgaataaaaaaACATGTGGTACTactttcttccttttctctagAAAATATGATCGATTATATAATTAGATATTGAGGTTTAtggatataataattaaaataatcaaagaaaaaagggTCATATTTATTCTATATTCTCATAAAAGAatcatatttgttttatttttagtcatatttttttatatatttatcccTATCATCAATCTTTATGTACATATTTGCTCTTGAACGATTTATTTTGATTGACCCATTAATTGTCTTGGTGTATAGAAGCTTATCATGGAATATTTCGAGAGGAAAATAGCCTTGCTCCGCTTGGCAGCAGCATAACAACAGTATCAATTAACGCTGAGTTGACTTAGTTCTCTTCAGTGAGTTGAATTGGTTCTCttaggttaaaaaaaaaaattggtttcttcaatttttcaacttcaaataagtTACTGCTACTTAAATACTGTCCACACGCCTACCTAAAATAAAATGCTAGCCATCTTTCTCAGCTTGGTGACAATGGATACGCTTAGCGTCtgaaaaaacatataaactCCGGCCTGTCGATTAGTTGCGATGATATACTtccatttttatcatatttagttCTTTCTTCTGTTTCAGAGAATGTGAATATACCAGTGCAGTGTTTggcatatataaatataaaagacaaTACACCATTGGCAAATGCAATTTTTCTACATGGTTGTAAATTGTAACGCATCCTTTTCCGAACAGATCTTAACGTATGATGGTGcctatattcattatttaaCCTTGGCATTCAGTACTTGGATGTGAAACATGGTCTCCTCATAGACCCTAGATTTAGCAAGAACATGGCAAGTTGAGTGAAGTTAACTCAATTTGCATAAATTACAATCAACTTATACAAGAAGGAAAGGTGAAGTTTCCTAATTACGAGAAGGTTTTATATCACCAACACAATAGAAAATGGTGGATGCAGATTGAAGTTGCATGTCTGCATATGAGGTGTGAGAAATTAAGCTTTCAGGTACCCTTTTTTGTCCAAGTATGAAATAACAATATCGGCCAAATCATTAGGAGAGTCACATAGCCCTTGGTTCTGACGTAAAACTATCTGCAAATTGGAAATGACACAAAACCACAAGTAAAATGAGCTTTGAGGATGATGACAAGTAATTTGCTATCAAGTGAACATCCAAATTAAAGTAAGGTGACTCTGACAAACTCAAAGATGAGAGAATTGCAAAAACTGTATCAATGGCATATATTGACTGATCCTAAGTTTGATGCACTAGGTCAAAGCATGTAGCTAAAACATGCTGATAATCTGAAACAAGGAAATCCCAGAATCTAGGAGCACAATCAGTCCCCTTGTGTTAAAAATGTTAAACAAGCAAAACAGACTTGATCTTACCTCAGATGTTAGGGGTGGCTCGTATGGATCATCAACACCGGTAAAACCTGTGAAGTACAAAGATGTGAGAACCAAAATTAGGGGGATAGGGGTGTAAACTGACGAGCATACGAGTTTAACTAGCCCAACTAGTCCAAGGTTGGGAGGATAGGTTGGTAATCCGCCCATCTAAAAGTTTGGATCTTAACCAAGATAGCAAAAAATTGACACACAAAAGATgggaaatattttatttttttttggtttgttttgggATCATCCAACTTCTCTCtctataaagaaaagaaagttgtTTGTCGTTTGACTTGTTAAGCAGACAAATTATAAGAAAACGAACACAAAATTGGTTGAGCTGGTTGGATATGACCCATTGTTAAGGCTAAATTAACATAAACAATGGTTGAAGATATGGCCTCATTTAAACCTACGTAATCTGCTCAGACTTGGTTCAACTTGCCCATTTGGCATCCCTAAAGTAGGGTATATTGAAAAGTTAATCATCTAGCTACCCAATGGTTATTCACAGACTTCCAACTGACCGCCCTCGTCCatcaagataataaaattttctGATACAAAATGCTAGttcacaaacaaaaaatgaagCAAAGAGATGTCTACATAACAGGCAATACCTTTTATTTTCCCAGCTCGAGCAAgtttgtacaagcccttaggATCCCTTGCCTCACATACATGCAGAGGAACATCCATGAACACCTAAAAAGTTATCCAACTCAATCACCTAATAATATGTGCCAAACAGCAATCGCTCACTGGAAAAGTTAATCTTTTAAGAATCATTATATTAACACAAACCTCAATGAAATCCCCTTCTGCCAGTAAAGCACGACAAGCATCTCGTTCCTTTCTATAGGGAGATATCAAACTGGCAATGCAAATAACTCCAGCATCCGCGAAAAGCTTTGCCACCTCCCCTGTTTATATATAAAGCATTTGGAATTGTTAATTTtctaagaataataaataagagGGCTTGGGGAAATATTTGCAAAGGAAGGACCAGAAAAGAAGCCAACCAGTCCGTCTTATATTTTCTGCCCGATCTTCTGCTCTGAAACTAAGATCACGATTCAGACCATGGCGAACATTATCACCATCAAGGATATAGGTGAGTTTTCCTCTAGCGTGTAAGCCACGACCTAGAGCACATGCGAGAGTGCTCTTCCCTGAAATCAagttcaatattaaaaaaaaagtccatGTGTGCATGTCGGTGTATGTGTGAGAGAGAAAGCTCAGTCATTAAAGTCctaaaaatcagaaataagagTAGTGAACATGACAGCAGTATGCTGAATAATAAAAAGGAGCCCGGTGCACTAAGCTCCCACTATGCACGGGGTCCAGGGAAGAGCCAAACCATAAGGGTCTATTGTATGCTATATGATAGCATGTTGAAGAAACTAATCAGCATCAAGAGAAGAAATAGATATTCATACTAAAATGTTCTGCCAAAACCCACAACAATTCTTAGGTGTTTCCAAATCAAGGTACTCATATAGTATCTGGCAATAGCTTGTCGACAAATAATGTTTATTTCAAACAATCGACACTGCAATTGAAAATGAAATCAAGTGCCCTGTTCGAGGCTGGCAGAGTTCAGACACCCTTTTGCAGTATTTTGCTCTACTTTCAGCTTTCTATGATGAAGAGTGTCAAACTAATGACAATTTTGCTTCTTAACCAGAATTTAGTGTTCATTAAGCAGACCAACTGATAGGACTGACAGATGAAGGTAATGTCGCAAATACATGCAACATTATCTCATCATTCTCAATATTATAGTTTAATCAACTCTACAGCTCAACTTCCTAACACAACCAAACTGTCGAAAAAGGGGGGTAAAGTAGAGGGCCTTGTTGCTGATTTGAATTTTAGCTTTTCTGATTTTGGCATGTCCCATGTCATCTTTTCGAAGGAAGATTGAATCCCAAAATCATACAAACAGTATCTAGCTTTAAAACTAGGTTAGTTAGTTAAAACTTTTGTACTTCACTGGATAGTACCCTATAAAAGCAAAGATCTTGAGAAAGGCTGCTAGCAGCGAGTTGTTCTTCCTTCTATATTTTTACTAAGTAATCATGTGATATATTAACCACTCAGTAACTGCTGCTCTTgttcattattaattaaagacATGGTGGATGCAAGGCTCAAGTTCTAATCATAACAATACCCAGAAATTTAGGAAATGGATAATGATGCATATAAAATAGTCGGAAATGGATTGTAAAACATATACAATGGTATGATAGAAAACAACATCTGCAAAGGCAAGAGATtcacagaaagagagagaacaGAGAAAAACTCCAAATCCAATTAGAGGATTCTGGCATTTTAGACTAACCTGAACCACTGAGGCCAGTTACCCATATAACACAACCCCGTTGTTGAAGCAACTCTTCTCTGTCACATTTCTCTACAGAACACTTGTGCCAGACAATGTTTGTTGAATTACCAATTGTAGACATCTGAGGTATACCTTTACCTAGTTAGATGATTGTCCGATTAGTAACAAAATGGTGAAGCCAAAATTACATCCACTATAATTAAGAACTAGGAAGTCAAAATAATACGCTGTACATAAAGACAGAATAATCCATTATCCTTTTCATGTGCAGACTGCTGAATTTTGAGCTAATTAGAAGCATTGAATTAGAGATTGAAACTGTTGCTTAAATCCTAGGAAGTCACAGGTTCACAAAAAACAAAgagctttctttttttttcacaacAGCAAATGACAATATTGAGTCCAGGAGTCCATTCTCACATTGACTtagcattatatatatatatatatcagcaAAGCATATTAGCACAACAATGTTAATGCGGGATGGATTGGTGTGGCTCCTCTACTCCTAGGACACCAGAATATCGAACCATGAATCCTTCAAGAATCTAGAGCACTTCGTTGAAATACATCCTGCATTTTCACCTTCCTATGCATAATCAGTACTATTGCCCCATTCATGGTTACTAATAAAATAACACCAAGAAACCAAAAACCAGACGTAATAGTAGGTATAAAGTAAATTCTCCAATGTTTCCAAATTAGTCCTACTTCGTACCATTTCCGGCATAAACAGTATATCTCAGAGAGATTGTATTTCTTTGGGTTGGTAATATTGAAATGCTTTCATCATCTAAAACAAAGAACATCTCCAACCGAAAGATAAGTTCAATATACCACTCACCGGTAAATAGCACAATACTTCTTGTTAATCTCCACGATCCACTTTACCCTGGAACTACAAATACACCGAATAGCCGATTGGGAGCTATACTCTTTCATAACTATACTAATAATGGGTGAGGGAACGGAAGTACAGAAATGAAGTAACGACAGCGGCTCAATTTTCACATTGATTtagcattatatatatatcagcGCAGCAATCTAAATTAGCAgaataatgttaatgaatagCATATAGCGAACATTTGAATTCAGCATTCCCCAACTAAGCAGAATTATTTCAGCATAAAAATGTAGCTAAGAAGAAAATAGGAAacaaatcaaatgaaagaaatttttttttaaaaaaaaaaaaaacacctacCAGCAAAACCATTGCAATCATTTGTAGGCAAGTCTTCGTTGGAATCACTCCCTGCCCGCTGAAATTTTTCAGCTTTTCCGTCGACATGAGACATCCTA harbors:
- the LOC101247784 gene encoding ADP-ribosylation factor-like protein 8a is translated as MGLWEAFLNWLRSLFFKQEMELSLIGLQNAGKTSLVNVIATGGYSEDMIPTVGFNMRKVTKGNVTIKLWDLGGQPRFRSMWERYCRAVSAIVYVVDAADHDNLSISKSELHDLLNKTSLSGIPLLVLGNKIDKPGALSKQALTDEMGLNSITDREVCCYMISCKNSTNIDSVIDWLVKHSKSKS
- the LOC101247286 gene encoding adenylyl-sulfate kinase 3; protein product: MIIRSVRFKMVAIGKCSSIYRTSTEFDFPETSSGKLGLVKLPACNHGGKSFGFSISGSEVKTSFVRPLRAIEASRMSHVDGKAEKFQRAGSDSNEDLPTNDCNGFAGKGIPQMSTIGNSTNIVWHKCSVEKCDREELLQQRGCVIWVTGLSGSGKSTLACALGRGLHARGKLTYILDGDNVRHGLNRDLSFRAEDRAENIRRTGEVAKLFADAGVICIASLISPYRKERDACRALLAEGDFIEVFMDVPLHVCEARDPKGLYKLARAGKIKGFTGVDDPYEPPLTSEIVLRQNQGLCDSPNDLADIVISYLDKKGYLKA